One Eurosta solidaginis isolate ZX-2024a chromosome 5, ASM4086904v1, whole genome shotgun sequence DNA segment encodes these proteins:
- the LOC137252202 gene encoding uncharacterized protein isoform X1 produces the protein MIKTILIFYLFLLTVVIDGRRRVIIKRKTTAKTGKIESWKGKWFPGPPHPKDQWKGKWFPYAPYTNVQPLYKHYKKQLDAADICDDGKQFITFDYDPNSMQQYYEHLCLTANRTLYTPNMKLEALRTEHFIPPAYVAPVKCLNESIEYDTTLPTYGAFRPLMPKYGSYLYLPAQRWLNAMSRGAVVMLYHPCAFSGQVKLLQNILRACLYRHIITPSQSLSSDRPLALLAWGKSLEMSVVDDHLVVDFIKQNAKQGPNYLLKETSNGKTYEAGLIQEAHLITDENDSEVCGYKEGM, from the exons atgataaaaacgattttaattttttatttgttccttTTAACTGTTGTAATCGATGGAAGGAGACGTGTCATTATAAAACGAAAGACCACAGCGAAAACTGGCAAAATTGAATCATGGAAGGGTAAGTGGTTCCCTGGCCCACCACATCCAAAGGATCAATGGAAAGGCAAATGGTTTCCATACGCACCTTATACAAATGTGCAACCGCTTTATAAACATTACAAGAAACAATTAGATGCAGCAGATATCTGTGATGATGGCAAG CAATTTATAACCTTCGATTACGATCCAAACAGTATGCAACAATACTACGAACACCTATGCTTAACAGCTAATCGCACCTTATACACACCAAACATGAAATTGGAGGCATTGCGTACAGAACATTTTATACCACCTGCATATGTTGCGCCAGTCAAGTGCCTTAATGAATCAATCGAATATGATACAACACTGCCCACTTATGGTGCATTCCGTCCGTTAATGCCAAAATATGGTTCATATTTATATTTACCAGCGCAACGTTGGCTAAATGCAATGTCACGAGGAGCAGTTGTTATGCTTTATCACCCCTGCGCGTTTAGTGGTCAAGTCAAGTTATTACAAAATATATTAAGGGCATGTTTATATCGTCACATTATAACACCTTCACAGTCTTTGAGTTCAGACCGTCCACTCGCTTTATTGGCATGGGGAAAAAGTTTGGAAATGTCTGTAGTAGATGATCATTTAGTTGTtgattttattaaacaaaatgcTAAGCAAGGTCCAAATTACTTATTAAAGGAAACTAGTAATGGTAAGACGTATGAAGCGGGCTTAATACAGGAAGCTCATTTAATAACCGATGAAAATGATTCAGAAGTCTGTGGATACAAAGAGGGAATGTAA
- the LOC137252202 gene encoding uncharacterized protein isoform X2, translated as MFRIRSSVVLSSIYFTTHMRRVIIKRKTTAKTGKIESWKGKWFPGPPHPKDQWKGKWFPYAPYTNVQPLYKHYKKQLDAADICDDGKQFITFDYDPNSMQQYYEHLCLTANRTLYTPNMKLEALRTEHFIPPAYVAPVKCLNESIEYDTTLPTYGAFRPLMPKYGSYLYLPAQRWLNAMSRGAVVMLYHPCAFSGQVKLLQNILRACLYRHIITPSQSLSSDRPLALLAWGKSLEMSVVDDHLVVDFIKQNAKQGPNYLLKETSNGKTYEAGLIQEAHLITDENDSEVCGYKEGM; from the exons atgtttcgtatcaggtcatcagtggtttTGAGTTCTATTTATTTTACGACACACAT GAGACGTGTCATTATAAAACGAAAGACCACAGCGAAAACTGGCAAAATTGAATCATGGAAGGGTAAGTGGTTCCCTGGCCCACCACATCCAAAGGATCAATGGAAAGGCAAATGGTTTCCATACGCACCTTATACAAATGTGCAACCGCTTTATAAACATTACAAGAAACAATTAGATGCAGCAGATATCTGTGATGATGGCAAG CAATTTATAACCTTCGATTACGATCCAAACAGTATGCAACAATACTACGAACACCTATGCTTAACAGCTAATCGCACCTTATACACACCAAACATGAAATTGGAGGCATTGCGTACAGAACATTTTATACCACCTGCATATGTTGCGCCAGTCAAGTGCCTTAATGAATCAATCGAATATGATACAACACTGCCCACTTATGGTGCATTCCGTCCGTTAATGCCAAAATATGGTTCATATTTATATTTACCAGCGCAACGTTGGCTAAATGCAATGTCACGAGGAGCAGTTGTTATGCTTTATCACCCCTGCGCGTTTAGTGGTCAAGTCAAGTTATTACAAAATATATTAAGGGCATGTTTATATCGTCACATTATAACACCTTCACAGTCTTTGAGTTCAGACCGTCCACTCGCTTTATTGGCATGGGGAAAAAGTTTGGAAATGTCTGTAGTAGATGATCATTTAGTTGTtgattttattaaacaaaatgcTAAGCAAGGTCCAAATTACTTATTAAAGGAAACTAGTAATGGTAAGACGTATGAAGCGGGCTTAATACAGGAAGCTCATTTAATAACCGATGAAAATGATTCAGAAGTCTGTGGATACAAAGAGGGAATGTAA